From Terriglobia bacterium, one genomic window encodes:
- a CDS encoding glycosyl hydrolase family 28-related protein gives MKIGNRKQGAGSKEQEARAVAIRIAFLLAGCFWLLAPAFAQQPQAPAGTPLYSANAKYVNGMAPGYWPTAGSGLTLQLSAGTAYCGNPPAPVSYPGGSLALAASATNYVYLDPANNCSPAAATSGFAAGQVPIAKVTTGATSISSITDARTWFQPQPCVTGLAGDLHCSSLGTNQNISLTPSGTGASVITNLQDKGGQVFNVKAYGAKGDGTTDDSAAIQAAYAAAVAAGGGAVYFPGTSACYLVDTAINATGDGHKIVFEGAGGPGYSTSGSANALICGNTGGAVFDITMGFNRTFFNLEVTAQKAGLSNPSLIGILAGRNTSGQAGQDTHIVNCSFMMPLHFSGITYSFGLYFFGEEISFVSDTSIAADYPIVVTSTNNFSVSSTYVTFGTGTYSETGDSFTNVELYTSGLGPAIYLYNAEDMRISGHSYNGSQANPYPAGLYNYAIYEHNCKTLTISPWRQEGYPGFMYVDSGLLDSYILGTHGAAPTPTLHAVEFNDANSSVVDVDFEIHDLINTSSNWYYDGTAGSPTGLWALDSVHFYCGKEPNCVDIPIGNGAGTGTHYWHNISWSGSSTNSGPVVRLDAGAFTLPLTGGFTIPTSAVPANSCSTLSFVSAAGAPALATIQMHPQTWYGLLVTASWGTGGFSPMLCNPTSSSITPGSTIGATFRVIQ, from the coding sequence ATGAAAATCGGAAATCGGAAGCAGGGAGCAGGGAGCAAGGAGCAAGAGGCAAGAGCTGTGGCGATCCGCATCGCCTTTCTACTGGCTGGTTGCTTCTGGCTTCTGGCTCCTGCTTTTGCCCAGCAGCCCCAGGCGCCTGCGGGGACGCCGCTTTACTCCGCCAACGCCAAGTACGTGAATGGCATGGCGCCCGGTTACTGGCCAACCGCAGGCAGTGGATTGACGCTGCAACTGAGTGCGGGCACGGCTTATTGCGGCAATCCACCCGCGCCGGTCAGCTATCCCGGCGGATCATTGGCCCTGGCTGCCAGCGCGACGAATTACGTTTACCTGGATCCTGCGAATAACTGCTCTCCCGCGGCCGCCACGTCCGGCTTTGCGGCAGGACAGGTTCCCATCGCCAAAGTTACGACCGGGGCGACATCGATCAGCTCGATTACCGATGCCCGCACATGGTTCCAGCCGCAGCCCTGCGTGACCGGTCTCGCAGGGGACCTTCACTGCTCGTCGCTGGGAACGAATCAGAACATTTCGCTCACTCCCAGCGGAACGGGAGCGTCGGTTATCACCAATCTTCAGGACAAAGGCGGGCAGGTCTTTAACGTGAAGGCATACGGCGCCAAAGGCGATGGAACGACGGACGACAGCGCCGCCATACAGGCTGCCTATGCAGCCGCAGTGGCCGCGGGAGGGGGCGCCGTCTACTTTCCTGGAACCAGCGCTTGCTACCTGGTTGACACAGCCATCAACGCGACTGGCGATGGCCACAAGATCGTGTTTGAGGGAGCAGGCGGCCCTGGGTACTCGACTTCCGGAAGCGCCAATGCTTTGATCTGCGGGAATACCGGCGGCGCGGTGTTCGACATCACGATGGGGTTCAATCGCACTTTCTTCAACCTTGAAGTGACCGCGCAGAAGGCTGGTCTGAGCAACCCAAGTTTGATTGGCATTCTCGCTGGACGGAATACCAGCGGTCAGGCTGGGCAGGATACACACATCGTTAATTGCAGCTTCATGATGCCGCTTCACTTCAGCGGTATAACGTACTCCTTCGGCTTATACTTTTTCGGTGAGGAGATATCCTTTGTCAGCGATACGTCCATCGCAGCCGATTACCCGATTGTGGTGACGAGCACCAACAATTTCAGCGTTTCCAGCACCTATGTCACCTTTGGTACCGGCACCTACTCCGAGACCGGCGATTCATTTACCAACGTGGAGCTTTACACTTCGGGCCTTGGCCCGGCCATTTACCTCTACAACGCTGAGGATATGAGGATTTCGGGTCATAGCTACAACGGAAGTCAAGCGAACCCTTATCCGGCGGGCCTCTACAACTACGCTATTTATGAGCATAATTGCAAGACTCTTACGATTTCACCCTGGCGCCAGGAAGGCTATCCGGGGTTCATGTATGTGGATAGCGGGCTGCTCGATAGCTACATTCTCGGCACGCATGGGGCCGCGCCCACGCCAACACTTCACGCAGTTGAGTTCAACGACGCAAATAGCAGTGTTGTTGACGTGGACTTTGAAATTCACGACCTCATCAACACGTCATCAAATTGGTATTACGATGGCACGGCTGGTTCGCCAACGGGCTTGTGGGCACTGGACAGCGTTCACTTCTATTGCGGGAAAGAACCTAATTGCGTAGACATACCCATCGGGAATGGGGCTGGCACCGGCACTCATTACTGGCACAACATTAGCTGGTCGGGGTCAAGCACTAACAGTGGTCCGGTTGTCCGGCTTGATGCTGGCGCTTTTACGTTGCCATTGACCGGCGGTTTCACCATTCCAACCAGTGCCGTTCCCGCCAACAGTTGCTCGACCCTGTCGTTCGTAAGCGCTGCGGGCGCCCCTGCTCTGGCGACAATACAAATGCACCCTCAAACCTGGTACGGACTGCTGGTAACAGCCTCGTGGGGAACGGGCGGGTTCTCGCCGATGCTCTGTAACCCCACCAGCTCTTCCATAACTCCAGGCTCCACAATTGGGGCGACGTTCAGGGTCATTCAGTGA
- a CDS encoding ornithine cyclodeaminase family protein: MALFLLENDVQELFPMKQALECVEASFVAQQSGNAVNQSRQRLFQPGFSLHYMAAALADGHLAGMKIYTITSGAARFLVLLFDVKTGELLAVIEADHLGRIRTGAASGVATKYLARHDASTVGLIGTGRQARTQLEAVAGVRKIRAARVFARSEAHRVEFCREMTDYLKFSVEPAASTEEAVRFGDIIIAATTSKEPVIKGEWLRPGTHVNAIGVNMINRRELDDAVLRRAEIISVDSAEQARGEAGDLVQGLAAAGKSWDDVLELKDIVAGTKPGRGSSEQITVFKSCGIAIWDVMAAGFIYRTALEKQKGKPFAIWEDLPR, from the coding sequence ATGGCACTTTTTCTCTTAGAAAACGATGTTCAGGAACTCTTTCCAATGAAGCAGGCGCTTGAGTGCGTCGAAGCCAGCTTTGTCGCTCAGCAGAGCGGTAATGCTGTCAACCAATCGCGTCAACGTCTTTTCCAGCCGGGGTTCTCACTCCACTACATGGCAGCGGCCCTGGCGGACGGTCATCTCGCCGGCATGAAGATTTACACCATCACGTCCGGAGCAGCGCGCTTTCTGGTCCTGCTCTTCGACGTCAAGACGGGGGAACTGCTCGCCGTCATCGAGGCGGACCATCTGGGCCGCATTCGAACCGGAGCAGCAAGCGGCGTCGCAACCAAATATCTCGCCCGCCACGACGCTTCCACGGTGGGCCTGATCGGAACCGGGCGGCAGGCGCGGACGCAACTCGAGGCGGTCGCCGGTGTTCGTAAAATCCGGGCGGCCCGGGTTTTCGCTAGGAGCGAAGCGCATCGCGTGGAATTCTGCAGAGAGATGACGGACTATCTGAAATTCTCGGTCGAGCCGGCCGCGAGCACCGAGGAAGCCGTGCGCTTTGGTGACATCATCATCGCTGCAACCACCTCGAAGGAGCCCGTCATCAAGGGTGAATGGCTTCGCCCGGGAACCCACGTCAACGCCATTGGCGTCAACATGATCAACCGCCGGGAGTTGGATGACGCGGTGCTGCGCCGGGCCGAAATCATTTCAGTTGACTCCGCCGAGCAGGCTCGTGGAGAAGCGGGCGACCTGGTCCAGGGACTCGCGGCCGCCGGTAAAAGTTGGGACGACGTGCTGGAGTTGAAAGACATCGTGGCGGGAACCAAGCCCGGGCGTGGATCCAGCGAGCAAATCACGGTCTTCAAATCGTGCGGAATTGCGATATGGGACGTTATGGCCGCCGGATTTATCTATCGCACAGCCCTTGAAAAACAGAAAGGGAAACCCTTCGCCATCTGGGAGGACCTACCGCGGTAG
- a CDS encoding DUF5666 domain-containing protein produces the protein MLGFLTIPICSLSFQGEDQPPQDISFSVSGAITEQSPGKLTVDGGQNMLFTVKYDSATKIEHEDGSPARPAELRVGTKILAKGTLTEAGDVVAKTITIESGSKGPPK, from the coding sequence GTGCTTGGCTTTCTGACAATCCCGATCTGCTCTTTGTCGTTTCAGGGTGAGGACCAACCCCCGCAGGACATCTCATTCTCAGTCAGCGGAGCGATCACAGAACAATCGCCTGGAAAACTTACTGTAGATGGCGGCCAGAACATGCTGTTCACGGTCAAGTACGATTCGGCAACGAAGATTGAGCATGAGGATGGCAGCCCTGCCAGACCGGCAGAGCTTCGGGTCGGGACAAAGATTCTGGCCAAGGGTACTCTGACTGAGGCGGGCGACGTGGTTGCAAAGACGATCACTATTGAATCCGGGTCAAAGGGTCCGCCAAAGTGA
- a CDS encoding creatininase family protein has product MRSRVRLNPPPFRTCDHQALQTDGLQMDEVPRHSDGIEWAAGPQGIFRLEELTYTQLEAMDRTRVAVLFNVSPLEEHGPHLPVGTDLITSGVICAKLAERIREAKPGWTVLIGPSIPVGASAFDRAGTLLARARTVRNVTRDYGASLARHGFRYILVLNGHGGLRHLVALEEAAAVVSRRYRVRMISVSGPVLWQFMRGRYAHRLEDSLGRPFTAVEREALDGDTHAGMWETSLVLLNRPELVRSTYRGLPAQKFELVDAIRRNYPLQRGNRLGYIGTPSAACAALGEAAQRLFLEAAWELVEPVLDSHNRKWRQTSFLYKVPFLRTAFPRLAATAAVALAVWALLRWLH; this is encoded by the coding sequence ATGAGATCGAGGGTTCGACTCAACCCTCCACCATTCCGAACGTGCGATCACCAGGCGTTGCAGACTGACGGCCTGCAGATGGATGAGGTCCCCCGGCACAGCGACGGAATAGAGTGGGCGGCTGGCCCTCAGGGTATATTTCGCCTGGAGGAATTGACCTATACTCAACTCGAGGCGATGGACCGCACCCGGGTGGCCGTCCTCTTTAACGTCAGCCCTCTGGAAGAACACGGCCCGCACCTTCCAGTCGGGACCGATCTTATAACTTCGGGCGTGATCTGCGCAAAGCTGGCGGAGCGAATCCGCGAGGCCAAGCCCGGCTGGACGGTCCTGATCGGCCCGAGTATTCCCGTCGGCGCCTCTGCATTTGACCGCGCTGGAACACTGCTGGCGCGGGCGCGCACGGTGCGTAACGTGACCAGGGACTACGGCGCGAGTCTGGCCCGCCACGGTTTCCGTTACATTCTGGTCCTGAACGGGCACGGAGGATTGCGCCACCTCGTGGCCCTTGAAGAAGCTGCGGCTGTTGTGTCCAGGCGCTACAGGGTGCGCATGATCTCGGTCAGTGGGCCTGTGCTGTGGCAGTTCATGCGTGGCCGGTACGCGCACCGTCTGGAAGACTCTCTGGGTCGCCCGTTCACGGCAGTTGAGAGAGAAGCGCTCGATGGCGATACGCACGCTGGAATGTGGGAAACATCGCTCGTCCTGCTGAACCGTCCGGAATTGGTGAGATCCACGTACCGCGGCTTGCCAGCACAAAAGTTCGAGCTGGTCGATGCCATCCGCAGAAACTACCCTTTGCAACGGGGAAACCGGCTGGGCTATATTGGAACGCCTTCAGCCGCCTGCGCAGCATTGGGTGAGGCCGCACAGCGGCTGTTTCTCGAAGCCGCGTGGGAACTGGTCGAGCCGGTGTTGGACAGCCACAACAGGAAATGGCGGCAGACCTCTTTCTTATACAAGGTCCCATTTTTGCGCACGGCTTTTCCCCGCCTCGCCGCGACCGCGGCTGTCGCGCTGGCGGTCTGGGCGCTCTTGCGGTGGCTTCACTGA